One genomic region from Scomber scombrus chromosome 19, fScoSco1.1, whole genome shotgun sequence encodes:
- the palm1b gene encoding paralemmin 1b: MDEVSQEERLQAIAEKRKKQTEIENKRRQLDDDRRQLQHLKSKALRERWLLDGAPAEEETQKRLHEEEVKTKLLEQVILRLEQEIEELETGEPANKGVAKENGGENGVVQTSGQTPKREVTGIEAKLLGPSPDQASADNPVTLVFMGYKTVEEEQETHTALGMEGVDGNVKAEFVVIEDGEGKAAGEAATEEQAPPNGSMAEKEKANGGGEEGEKEKEKKQTCKCCTVM; the protein is encoded by the exons ATGGATGAGGTGTCACAAGAGGAGAGACTCCAGGCCATCGCT gagaaaaggaagaagcaGACAGAGATTGAAAACAAAAGGAGGCAGCTGGATGATGACCGACGGCAACTCCAGCATCTCAAg TCGAAGGCACTGAGGGAGCGTTGGTTGTTAGATGGAGCTCCAGCAGAAGAGGAGACTCAGAAGCGTCTCcatgaggaggaagtgaagACCAAACTCCTGGAGCAGGTCATCCTCAG GCTGGAGCAAGAGATTGAAGAACTGGAGACAGGGGAGCCAGCCAATAAGGGTGTGGCCAAAGAAAATGGGG GTGAGAATGGAGTAGTGCAGACCTCTGGCCAGACCCCCAAGAGAGAGGTGACAGGCATTGAGGCCAAGCTGTTGGGTCCCAGTCCTGACCAAGCTAGTGCAGACAACCCCGTCACCCTGGTGTTCATGGGCTACAAGACCgttgaggaggagcaggagaccCACACAGCTCTGGGAATGGAAGGGGTGGACGGCAATGTTAAGGCTGAGTTTGTTGTGATCGAGGATGGGGAGGGTAAAGCGGCAGGAGAGGCAGCCACAGAAGAGCAGGCTCCACCCAATGGGAGCatggcagagaaagaaaaggccAATGGTGgcggagaggaaggagaaaaggaaaaggagaagaaacagACCTGCAAATGCTGCACGGTCATGTGA